The sequence gaaaagagtggatggacggaagcataaacatgcggacattcagacgtaacacacacacacacacacacacacacacacacacggacaccaGCAGACGATCGGGGACATGAAGCACGGCATCAGGACACAGAGCTTCAGAAATATAGCGTGGATCGTCATAAAGTTCTCCTTCTATTCAAAATCCAGTAGAGTGGAGGCATTGCAGTTGTTGCACTAACCTCTGGCTTTGATTGGCCTAAGTACAGTCATGCACCTCCCTTCTCCCCCTCAGTTGACCAAAGAGAAAAAGTATGTTATGGTCAagttgctgcttcaaaactacaatcaaaataaaagtaaaaatatatattatgagGTCTTCCATGTTGTAAccgaatgttttttttctttggtaaATATGAATACGTCAAAGTTCACCCTTTGTCCACTCAGAGCTCTTCCCAACTCACAGACCTAAAACGGAATTAAATAAAGGCGAAtaaacttgtttccatgtaaaccttaaTTCGGTATTACTATTTATATGTAAACATGATGCAGGATAATTTAAttccaaagtaaaaaaaaaacatcacgtaACCGTGGCCACACTGTTAATGTGTATCACTCTCTCCACAGGACTACCTGCACTCACTGGGCAAAGCCAGGACAGCTCAGGTGCAAAAGGATGCCAGGATCGGTGAGGCGCAGTACAAACGAGACGCTGTCATCAGGGTATGTCCTCATCTTTACTGCGAATAATCTTTTTAATAAACATGTAACAAACATAATCTGACAATTGGTTTACAGGAAGCTCATGCAATGCAGGAGAAAGTGTCAGCTCAGTACAAGAATGATATAGAGATGGCTAAAGCCCAGAGAGACTATGAGCTAAAGAAAGCTGCTTATGATGTGGAGGTGAACACCAAGAAGGCCGAGTCTGAAATGGCCTATCAGCTTCAGGTATGTCCGCTTTGTGTCCAAGGTTGAAATGAGTTTGAATTCATGCTTtcttcttcattcattcatcatcagGTGGCGAAGACCAAGCAGCGTATTGAGGAGGAGAAGATGCAGGTGCAGGTGGTGGAGCGCACTCAGCAGATCACTCTGCAGGAGCAGGAGATTATCCGCAGAGAGAAGGAGCTGGAGGCCAAAGTGATGAAGCCTGCAGACGCTGAGAGATACCGTCTGGAGAAGCTGGCAGAGGCTCAGCGGTTTGTAGAAGCAGCTCCACACACTCTGTTACATGCTGTGTAGCTTTAAGGAAGGGCCAcataaatcagcctgttttCACTCCCCACAGCCTGCAGCTCATCCTGGAGGCTGAAGCTGAGGCTGAATCCATCAAAGTGAGTGCTGTCACAAGTTTGACTCTCTTTCTGTTGTGAAGTAAGGTGTTAATCTACAGATGTCTTCTTGTTATTTACTATATCAGTTTAATGTTAGTggctgtgtgtttttgcagatgAAGGGTGACGCAGAAGCCTTTGCTTTGGAGGCCAAAGGTCGTGCTGAAGCTGAGCAGATGGCCAAGAAAGCTGAAGCTTTCAAGCAGTACAAGGAGGGAGCCATGGTGGACATGCTGCTGGAGAAGCTGCCTCTGGTTCGTACTTAAATAATCAGACGAAACTAGGGGTGGGCattgacacaaaacaatatatcctaatactaaacaatatgatatacatcgagatatcaataattacaaattttacctttacaagtacaaaatggtatgaaataccatttatttaatttttattaaaacttGCTACAAccagtaaatggtaactaattcCAGCAccaatatataaaaaacaagtgttatGATGAATAACACATGActaatcaacttccagctaaaatgcactgaaaagtgaagtagtttaaaaaggtctgatgtggttcactgacatctagtggaagggcgtttacgtgctatgtatatataaataaatggattTGGACATTGTTTTTTATCAATACTATAATTGCGTCGTAAAATATTGCCATATGTCGCGAAATCGATTTTTTCCTACATGTTTGGAGACTTTAGAAGAGTTGGTCATCTTCTTGTTTTTGCCACTAATTTGTGTAAACACTTGTTGTGCAGATGGCCGAGGAGATCAGCAAGCCTCTGTGCCAGGCTAAGAAGGTCACCATGGTGTCCAGTGGAGGCTCTGAGGTGGGAGCTGCTAAACTAGCTGGAGAAGTCCTGGACATCCTGACCAGGCTGCCAGCCACTGTGGAGAAACTCACTGGAGTCTCCATCAACCAGGTACAGAGgaggacgtgtgtgtgtgtgtgtgtgtgtgtgtgtgtgtgtgtgtgtgtgtgtgtgtgtgtgtgtgtgtgtgtgtgtgtgtgtgtgtgtgtgtgtgtgtgtgtgtgtgtgtgtgtgtgtgtgtgtgtgtgtgtgtgtgtgtgtgtgtgtgtgtgtgtgtgtgtgtgtgtgtgtgtgtgtgtgtgtgtaaaaagggttggggtcaattacaattgcaatcaCATAATTAAGGAAAATGAAGACGTaagtataattgtaatcatctgttgcttttgtaatcgtaatttcattgtaattgacctcaggtaattgactttgtaattgtaattaccattcTATAAACACTGTAATtcacaatgtaattaaacacaaagcatacatacatagttaatcattaaatatgttttcataGTCATATCAAGTTAACCTGTTAATTCTCTTgtggatcattttaccatttaaaaaacattgaaatcgaggacagacgtccacaccataaatatgaaaaccaatatttttatgGATTTGGAATCCTAACAAAGTAagaaagagatgaaaaactaattagatgatagatcatattttttagtgtatttacagctgatttaaaacatggatcAAAACTGACTTGTTATCATAAGATATGGTAATAGAACACTAACACAAGAGGGAGGTTatattttatgggcttatttattaaaaactcagtaattgtttttaattgtaatttaacttcaataattgagaatgtaactgtaattgaattacaggctggaaaataataattgtaattttagaattaggaaaaaaaaccaggtcaacgtaatcgtaattgagttgtaattgaacatggatgattgaagacgtaattgaccCTGCGTGTTATGTGTTGTGACCGCCTCCACAGAACACGCCACAGACCACTCGTGTGCATTAAGCAGAAAGAAGTGATGAAGACGCCTCCACGCCTGCCCAGTGCCTGGAAACACTGTATTAACTCAGTACCTCTGTGGTCTTGTCATCTTATGTGTTGGTGCATGTTTCACACACGTAGCTCTCTGTAACATCTTTACAGAAACAAGCCATTTCTGTCTTTACGAGGTTCcttcttgtgttgtttttaagtcCTAACATTCGCCGCCACATGGGGGTGTAGTTACAGATTAAGGATGGAACGCCCAGTGACTGGGTCCATAAATATTGATTCCTTTTAAAACTCTTCttcatttgggaaaaaaaaccaatatcGTTCTTTAGAGCTTTTATTGTTGTCACGCTCCGTTACAAAGGTGATTTTATGTCTCcatctgtttttgtttatgCATAACATATCATATTCTATCATAATGTTGTGCATAATCTTACCCAGATTGCCCCAGTTTGGCATCTGCTTGTGTTTTCAGAAATATCACGTCCTGTTCTaccttttttcctcttctttggtTCAAATGGTCTCGTTATGAATCTGACGCGGCAGGTGAAGGTTTTACTTTGTTTGGAGGATGTGGTTGATGGAACAAAGCTGTAGGTTTCTTGTTGAACGTTTTGGAAGTTAGTTTTGGTGGACGTTTATTGCTGCTGCAGTGTTTTCTTCGTCGCCGATGTTGTTATTAACAAACATGGACCATCGTAGATTAACCAACCCACTAACCAACCCGTGGCTTCTCTGCTTGCTTCCTTGAATCTAAACTGAAGAGTAGCCATGTTGTGTTTATTGTATTCCTAGTAGTTTGAGTGTTTTAGATTTTCTacgccagaaaaaaaaaaacagcacttctCGTTCAG is a genomic window of Gouania willdenowi chromosome 16, fGouWil2.1, whole genome shotgun sequence containing:
- the flot1b gene encoding flotillin-1b, with amino-acid sequence MFYTCGPNEAMVVSGFGRSPPLMIAGGRVFVFPCVQQIQRITLNTLTLNVKSDKVYTRHGVPISVTGIAQVKIQGQNKEMLATACQMFMGKSEMEISQIALETLEGHQRAIIAHLTVEEIYQDRKKFSEQVFKVASSDLVNMGIGVVSYTLKDVHDDQDYLHSLGKARTAQVQKDARIGEAQYKRDAVIREAHAMQEKVSAQYKNDIEMAKAQRDYELKKAAYDVEVNTKKAESEMAYQLQVAKTKQRIEEEKMQVQVVERTQQITLQEQEIIRREKELEAKVMKPADAERYRLEKLAEAQRLQLILEAEAEAESIKMKGDAEAFALEAKGRAEAEQMAKKAEAFKQYKEGAMVDMLLEKLPLMAEEISKPLCQAKKVTMVSSGGSEVGAAKLAGEVLDILTRLPATVEKLTGVSINQNTPQTTRVH